The proteins below are encoded in one region of Juglans microcarpa x Juglans regia isolate MS1-56 chromosome 4D, Jm3101_v1.0, whole genome shotgun sequence:
- the LOC121259807 gene encoding LOW QUALITY PROTEIN: 14-3-3 protein 7 (The sequence of the model RefSeq protein was modified relative to this genomic sequence to represent the inferred CDS: deleted 1 base in 1 codon) has translation MEKEREQQVYLARLAEQAERYDEMVEAMKKVAKLDVELTVEERNLVSVGYKNVIGARRASWRILSSIEQKEEAKGNEHNVKRIKQYRQRVEDELAKICNDILAVIDYHLLPSSSTGESAVFYYKMKGDYYRYLAEFKAGEGRKEAADQSLKAYEAATSTAASDLPPTHPIRLGLALNFSVFHYEILNSTERACHLAKQAFDEAIAELDSLNEESYKDSTLIMQLLRDNLTLWTSDLPDQGGEQFKVDETPAES, from the exons atggagaaggagagagagcaACAGGTTTACTTGGCGAGACTAGCGGAGCAGGCCGAGAGATACGATG AGATGGTTGAAGCAATGAAGAAAGTCGCTAAATTGGATGTGGAATTGACAGTCGAGGAAAGGAACCTGGTGTCTGTTGGGTATAAGAATGTTATTGGGGCAAGGAGGGCATCATGGCGGATATTATCTTCCATTGAACAGAAGGAGGAGGCCAAAGGGAATGAACACAATGTGAAGAGGATAAAACAGTACAGGCAGAGGGTTGAAGATGAGCTTGCAAAGATCTGCAACGACATATTAGCAGTCATTGATTACCACCTCCTTCCATCTTCCTCAACAGGGGAATCAGCTGTTTTTTACTATAAGAT GAAAGGAGACTACTATCGATATTTAGCTGAGTTTAAAGCGGGTGAGGGACGTAAGGAAGCTGCAGATCAGTCACTGAAAGCGTATGAG GCTGCTACTAGTACTGCTGCTTCTGATTTGCCT CCAACTCATCCAATCAGACTTGGCCTGGCCCTGAACTTCTCTGTTTTTCACTACGAGATCTTGAACTCCACTGAGAG GGCCTGCCACCTTGCAAAGCAAGCTTTCGATGAGGCTATTGCTGAGCTTGATAGTCTTAACGAAGAATCCTACAAGGACAGTACCCTTATTATGCAGCTACTTAGGGACAACCTTACGTTATGGACCTCAGATCTACCAGATCAGGGAG GCGAACAATTCAAAGTTGATGAAACTCCAGCAGAg AGTTAA
- the LOC121259806 gene encoding 2-hydroxy-6-oxo-2,4-heptadienoate hydrolase-like, whose product MSRCFSFTESRNWCYRSTFLKSGLRSTVTDLEDGTIMHCWVPNIRKESKPDLLLIHGLGANALWQWADVIPHVIAYYNIYVPDLVFFGDSVTNRPDRSESFQAQCVMRVMEANSVRRLSLVGLSYGGFVGYSMAAQFKEVVERVVLCSAGVCMEEKDLREGVFSISDLEEAARILVPQTPERLRELVYYTFFRPPPVGLLPACLLTDFIDAMCTEYAEEKRELIRDIPKGRKLSDLPKISQPTLIIWGEHDQVFRLELAYRLKRHLGDNAQLEVIKNAGHAFNVEKPKEYYKLLKSFLVDSQPPPSNLPAKQIKPTTILNI is encoded by the exons ATGTCTAGGTGTTTCAGCTTCACCGAATCCAGGAACTGGTGCTACCGATCCACTTTCCTCAAATCGGGGCTCCGATCCACCGTGACGGACCTCGAAGATGGCACCATCATGCACTGTTGGGTCCCCAACATCCGGAAAGAGAGTAAGCCCGACCTTCTCCTGATCCACGGCCTCGGAGCCAACGCATTGTGGCAGTGGGCCGACGTCATCCCTCACGTCATCGCTTACTACAACATCTACGTCCCCGACCTCGTCTTCTTCGGTGACTCGGTCACGAACCGGCCGGACCGGTCGGAGTCGTTCCAGGCGCAGTGTGTGATGCGGGTGATGGAGGCCAACTCGGTGCGAAGACTGAGCCTGGTGGGCCTGAGCTACGGCGGGTTCGTCGGGTACAGTATGGCGGCGCAGTTCAAGGAAGTGGTGGAGAGGGTGGTGCTGTGCTCCGCCGGGGTGTGCATGGAGGAGAAGGACCTGAGGGAAGGGGTTTTTAGCATCTCGGACTTGGAGGAGGCGGCCAGGATTTTGGTGCCGCAGACACCCGAAAGGCTGAGGGAGTTGGTGTACTACACATTTTTTAGACCTCCGCCGGTGGGATTGCTGCCCGCTTGCCTGCTCACCGATTTCATCGAC GCAATGTGCACGGAATATGCggaggagaagagagagctGATTCGAGATATTCCCAAAGGCCGGAAACTTTCAGATCTTCCCAAGATTTCtcag CCCACATTGATAATCTGGGGAGAGCATGATCAAGTATTTCGACTGGAACTTGCTTACAGATTGAAAAG GCACCTGGGGGATAATGCTCAGCTAGAAGTCATCAAGAATGCAGGGCATGCCTTCAATGTCGAGAAACCCAAGGAGTATTACAAGCTCTTGAAATCTTTTCTGGTAGATTCGCAGCCTCCTCCATCGAACCTACCTGCCAAGCAGATCAAACCCACTACCATCTTGAACATATAA
- the LOC121259808 gene encoding probable protein phosphatase 2C 10 isoform X1, protein MDRLCCFNSHLVGVRSSSSSGKGRSHDGVIKYGFSLVKGKANHPMEDYHVAKFMQIKRHELGLFAIYDGHLGDTIPAYLQKNLFSNILKEEEFWVDPQRSIIKAYEKTDQAILSHSSDLGRGGSTAVTAILINGQKLWIANVGDSRAVLSRGGQAIQMTIDHEPNTERGSIENKGGFVSNMPGDVPRVNGQLAVSRAFGDKSLKSHLRSDPDIQNATIENTEILILASDGLWKVMANQEAVDIARKIKDPQKAAKQLTTEALKRDSKDDISCVVVRFRGMPVYGQTANK, encoded by the exons ATGGATAGGTTATGTTGTTTCAACTCTCAT CTTGTAGGAGTGCGTTCCTCCTCTAGCTCTGGTAAAGGAAGAAGCCATGACGGGGTAATAAAGTATGGTTTCAGCCTAGTAAAAGGGAAGGCTAATCATCCGATGGAGGATTATCATGTTGCTAAATTTATGCAGATTAAGAGACATGAATTAGGGCTGTTTGCCATATATGATGGCCATTTGGGAGATACTATTCCTGCCTACCTACAGAAAAATTTGTTTTCCAACATCCTAAAGGAG GAAGAATTTTGGGTTGACCCCCAGAGATCTATCATAAAGGCCTATGAGAAGACAGACCAGGCAATTCTCTCACACAGCTCTGACTTGGGGCGGGGTGGGTCCACAGCTGTAACTGCAATTTTGATAAACGGACAAAAATTATGGATAGCCAATGTTGGAGATTCCCGAGCAGTTCTCTCAAGAGGGGGCCAGGCAATACAGATGACTATAGATCATGAGCCAAACACTGAGCGAGGCAGTATTGAGAACAAAGGCGGTTTTGTCTCAAACATGCCAG GAGACGTCCCTAGAGTCAATGGACAGCTGGCAGTTTCTCGTGCTTTTGGAGACAAGAGCCTTAAATCACATTTGCGATCTGACCCAGACATACAAAATGCCACTATAGAAAATACTGAGATTCTAATCCTTGCTAGCGACGGTCTTTGGAAG GTAATGGCTAATCAAGAAGCAGTTGACATTGCAAGAAAGATCAAGGATCCACAGAAGGCGGCTAAACAATTAACAACTGAAGCATTGAAAAGAGACAGTAAAGATGATATTTCTTGTGTTGTTGTTAGATTTAGAGG GATGCCAGTTTATGGTCAGACCGCCAACAAATAG
- the LOC121259808 gene encoding probable protein phosphatase 2C 10 isoform X2 yields the protein MEDYHVAKFMQIKRHELGLFAIYDGHLGDTIPAYLQKNLFSNILKEEEFWVDPQRSIIKAYEKTDQAILSHSSDLGRGGSTAVTAILINGQKLWIANVGDSRAVLSRGGQAIQMTIDHEPNTERGSIENKGGFVSNMPGDVPRVNGQLAVSRAFGDKSLKSHLRSDPDIQNATIENTEILILASDGLWKVMANQEAVDIARKIKDPQKAAKQLTTEALKRDSKDDISCVVVRFRGMPVYGQTANK from the exons ATGGAGGATTATCATGTTGCTAAATTTATGCAGATTAAGAGACATGAATTAGGGCTGTTTGCCATATATGATGGCCATTTGGGAGATACTATTCCTGCCTACCTACAGAAAAATTTGTTTTCCAACATCCTAAAGGAG GAAGAATTTTGGGTTGACCCCCAGAGATCTATCATAAAGGCCTATGAGAAGACAGACCAGGCAATTCTCTCACACAGCTCTGACTTGGGGCGGGGTGGGTCCACAGCTGTAACTGCAATTTTGATAAACGGACAAAAATTATGGATAGCCAATGTTGGAGATTCCCGAGCAGTTCTCTCAAGAGGGGGCCAGGCAATACAGATGACTATAGATCATGAGCCAAACACTGAGCGAGGCAGTATTGAGAACAAAGGCGGTTTTGTCTCAAACATGCCAG GAGACGTCCCTAGAGTCAATGGACAGCTGGCAGTTTCTCGTGCTTTTGGAGACAAGAGCCTTAAATCACATTTGCGATCTGACCCAGACATACAAAATGCCACTATAGAAAATACTGAGATTCTAATCCTTGCTAGCGACGGTCTTTGGAAG GTAATGGCTAATCAAGAAGCAGTTGACATTGCAAGAAAGATCAAGGATCCACAGAAGGCGGCTAAACAATTAACAACTGAAGCATTGAAAAGAGACAGTAAAGATGATATTTCTTGTGTTGTTGTTAGATTTAGAGG GATGCCAGTTTATGGTCAGACCGCCAACAAATAG